A segment of the Parasphingopyxis algicola genome:
CGCCTGCAGCCGCGCCCGGCGCGACGAAACGATCGCGAGTTCGGACATCGCGAAGACGCCGTTGAGCAGGACCAATGCAAAAATGATGCACAGATCGAACCAGGGAAAGGGGGATAGGTCGGGTGGCATGATGGACCGGTTCCGCCCATTTGCCCGCTTTTGGCGGGCGGGACAAGCGCATGATCAGCTTCTGTTCACGATTGACGGGGAACAAGCGGCCCATTGACGCTTTTGGTTAAGCATCACGTGAATATGAAGGAGACAAATTGTGAGACTTTCTAAGGGGCTATTGGCCGGAACGGCCGCGATAGCGATGCTGGGCGCAACCACGGCCTGCACCACCAATCCGCAAACCGGAGAACAGCGCGTCTCGCGCGCGGCCATCGGCGGCGTCGCGGGCGCGGTGGGCGGCTATCTGCTCGGCGATCTCGTCGGCGGACGCCGCGACCGGGCCGAGCGGATCGTCGGCGCCGGCATTGGCGCGGTCGCGGGCATCGCGATCGGCACCTATATGGACCGCCAGCAGCGCGAGCTCGAAGAAGCGACGGCGGGCACGGGCACCAACGTTATCCGCGAGGGCGATAATCTCTACCTGCAGATGCCGGGCTCGGTTGCCGAATTCGATGTCGATTCGAGCATGATCCGCCCGCAATTCCGGACGACGCTGGACGAGATCGCCCAGACCCTCTCCAGCTATCCGGAAACCTATATCGACGTTTACGGCCACACCGATTCGGACGGCTCCGACGGCTACAATCTCGACCTGTCGAACCGGCGTGCGCAGTCGGTCGCCAGCTATCTGACCGGCCGCGGGGTGGCCCGCGCGCGGATCGCCACCGAAGGCTTCGGCGAGAGCCAGCCGATCGCCAGCAACGCGACCGCTGCCGGCAAGCAGCAGAACCGGCGCGTCGAGATCCGGATCGTGCCGATCACCCAGCAGGATGTGAATGCGGTGGGCGACTGATCGCCGTTCGATCAGGTAATAGCGAGGGGCGTCCGGTGCATATCGGGCGCCCTTTTTTTTGCGCTAATCGCGGCGGTCGCGGAAAAAATCCGCGAGGAGCGCCGCCGCCCGCCCTGCACCGATTCCCGGATAGATTTCGGGACGGTGGTGGCAGGTCGGCTGACCGAAAAATCGCGGGCCATGTTCGACTGCGCCGCCCTTCGGATCTGGTGCGCCGTAATAGAGCCGGTCGATACGTGCATGGGCGATGGCGCCGGCGCACATGGCGCACGGCTCGAGCGTCACCCAGAGATCGCAACCGTCCAGCCGGCCGGTGCCGAGCGCGTCGAGCGCGGCGCGAATCGCTCGCATTTCAGCATGATTGGTCGGATCGCCGCTGGCGCGCATGTCGTTGGCGGCTTCCGCGACGATATCACCGCCGCGCGTGATCACCGC
Coding sequences within it:
- a CDS encoding OmpA family protein, translating into MRLSKGLLAGTAAIAMLGATTACTTNPQTGEQRVSRAAIGGVAGAVGGYLLGDLVGGRRDRAERIVGAGIGAVAGIAIGTYMDRQQRELEEATAGTGTNVIREGDNLYLQMPGSVAEFDVDSSMIRPQFRTTLDEIAQTLSSYPETYIDVYGHTDSDGSDGYNLDLSNRRAQSVASYLTGRGVARARIATEGFGESQPIASNATAAGKQQNRRVEIRIVPITQQDVNAVGD
- a CDS encoding nucleoside deaminase codes for the protein MQRALELAELAATASEVPVGAVITRGGDIVAEAANDMRASGDPTNHAEMRAIRAALDALGTGRLDGCDLWVTLEPCAMCAGAIAHARIDRLYYGAPDPKGGAVEHGPRFFGQPTCHHRPEIYPGIGAGRAAALLADFFRDRRD